The sequence cacgcatctaggctaatgtaaagttacatgatgaagtcatactagtgcgcatgtgcattttgagtgcgttctttcactgcattattcggtgtattcaaatacatttatgaatgcatgtgaatgatcacaaaattcaagatatggggattagaaaatgtatatatttatatcattttatgtagttaatcaatatcacacgaagagagcaatttcagtttttctccaaaaatcagcatgattaaaatgtgatattaagttactacaaacaataatttaattacaaatacaaaatgttgcagaataatgtaatatatgaatgaataatataataatatgaataatataaaatctatctatctatctatctatctatctatctataaataaaaacagactcaTCCAGTCAGCATAATTTATTCTGAATTAGGACATGAACTGAAGGCACATTCTTTTTCATTAGCATGACAATTAATGCATATTTCAGGTCAAAACCGGAATGCATTCTGACAACTTTCACAGAAACACAACAATAAAACCCTGTTTATCCCCACAGCTGTTTCCTGACCCAACATGGGTCGCCTATGCCTTTTACAAAGTCAAATAAACACTAGATCATGATTTGACTGCAACACGGTATCATTTAGAGTAGACAGTAtatctaaaacatttattttaagagtCAAGAACCACAGGCACAAATGATCATAATGACAGTTAAACCTCTTCAAGACTGTTACGCTCAAGGTGAAATTCATGTTATTTAGTATTTATAAACTCTTAAACAGTTGCATACTACGAGTTAAGCCACTCAAGTTCTCTGGTCTGCTGTGAAAAACATGAAAACCATGCTGAAAATCTGCTTTATACATTGTCTGTTACATGTCAGTTTTCACCTCTGTTATCAGTTTTGTTAGAGCATCTTGAAGTAGAGGTAGGAAGAGAAAAACAAGCACGTCAACAAGTCTTTAAGGCATGGACTGATTTGATCCGGTGACCTTTTTCACCTCATTAACAACACTCACCTCGTGTTAAAGAAGTAAACATTGTATTTGAGTGATCTGGCTCTTTGGTGAAACAATACTGTTCAGTTTTTAAAAGCGCAGCATGAGTTGTGTTATTGATTTCAGAgagttattgtatatatatatatatcactgttcTTATGCTATACTGTTACAGCAGGGTTTAATTATACACTAATTACggaaatgatttaatgtaaaCAAGTAGAATTACAAAAAATAGATTATATGATGTTTATTAATAGAGGCACTTAAAATAATCACTAAATCTGGATTACTACCAAATGTGAAAGTGCATATGTACCACTAACACTTGTCAAAAGTTATGCATTTTAGAAGTTTTTAATTAAGTCTCTTCTGTTCGGCTGAATTTACATGctcaaaaacacagtaatattgtgaaatattattataatttgttctatgtgaatatgtgttaaaatgtaatttatttctgcgatcaaagctgaattttcatcagcattattactccagtctcacgaatcttcagaaatcattccgatatgctgatttgctgtttaacctgtaatactatttcacaatatcactctTTTCCTTGTATTTTTCAGTTtagaaatgcagccttgctgagcagaagagacttcattaaaaacattaaaaacccatttgtatctcacaattaaaAACTTtggttattttatgcattttagacTACAGGTTAAGATTTTTCTAAAAGGCATATTCTGTTTCTTAAGTTGCACGGTGTTCAGATTAGGCTCTCAGCACTTAGTATACAATCACACGTAAAggaaaacaaacttaaaatacatacaatgGAAGCTGTATGGTATAATATTTGCTGGTAAATTGcactttagaaaataataataatgttaaaactacaataacaatgtttaaaaaataaaataaagtttaaatgagTCTCCCTAAAGATGTTATTtcccataaaaaaattaaatgaaaaaaaaagtataatttaaattGGTCTCTGGTAAAAACTAGTTTTCAAGTGTTTGGTGTCTTTCTGACATTAGTTGGGAGGATTAAATGATGGTAATTAAGCACATTCTGTTGGCAGATATTTTGGCCCCTGAGTAAAGGCTCTCTGTTGTCACACCGGTGTGATGTCATAAAGCCAGACTCCGCCCATCAGCGTCACGCCTCCATTAATCCGTCTTCCACACCTTGTTGAGAACTTTAACTACTTCCTCGTAGATTATGAACACTATAGCCACGTCCAGACAGACCCGGCCTAACCTGGGCACCGTGCCCTTGTAGAACCTACAGGAGAGAGAAAAACGAAGCGAGTGCGTTTAAGTGAATGCATAAGTCCGAACCACAGGAAACCTTTCATTATGCATTACAGTATTGAGAGTTTGGTGAGAGGATGTGCTTAAAACAATGCCAaaaatgtgtgtgtctttataaaaaaaaactgaatttgggGGGTAAATTATGATCCCAAATGTTTTTGTGAAACTGAAATTGAAGTTCTAAAAAgagttaaactgaaataaaattaattattaaagataattttttataaattaacagaaattatatttattatttatttaatttccgTTTCACTGATTTTAGAATTTGTAATTTTAGTCAATTAATCGTTTtagaactaataaaaattatataaaattattataacgtaaactaaaataaaatgtaaataaaaaatgtttaaacatttggtCAAAAAGATTTGTCAAAAATGTGTAATGGTCttagaaataaagttttttttaatgaaaaaaaatctaattttaatgaaaaaaatgtttcattttagttttagttattttagtttagttattatTTAGCATATTTAGTTTATCAatcttttttattacaaattacataTTTACAATGACAACTATTATTGATACATTTCTGtaggtgaaataaaaaaaaatatatatattattaaaatattatgaagttaAAACCGAAAAACTTAAGACTAACTGAAGCTAAAGTTGAAgttctaaaattactaaaactaaaattgaaataaaaatacattatagttaagtaaattagaataaaattagaaaatgttgtcatttaaaataatgtggaAAATTAACAATGGTCctagaaatagtaaaaaaaagaaaaaaacttttaatttaaggGTATTTAATGCCCTTTCGTGAGATTGACCCATGATGTCATTTTTACTTACGCAGCCGCTCCTTCGTGTTTCATGATTTTGATGGCGCAGTCAACTGTACTCTTATATTTGTGAGCTTCCAATCCCTgaaaacatcataaaaaacaATATTCAACCATCCTGTTGATGTTTCACTACAGTCTTGCTTCCTGCTTATCACACACCTGCATTCTGGTTTTGATCACATCCAGTGGTGTGTTTCCAAACACGCTTGCAGCTCCAGCAACGGCTCCGAACACTCCGGTCACCAGAGGGTTAATGGTCTTCTGGGGGTTATCACCTAGTGTTAGAGTGAACACAGTGATCACTGCAGCACACATAGGGCTCACATAATGATAACTATTAGACTGTGCTTCACACCTTTGTACCAGTTTCTGAGGGCGGTCATTACGTAGAATCGGATGGCCTGGTTCGAGCCCTGCTTCAGGACTGTTGCAGTCAGTCCCTGATATGTTCCTTTGAGTCCTGGGAAAACAGACCAGAGTTTTATTACAACTCTAAATAAAGTTTCATTCTACTCTCATGATGGGAATTTAGTAAATgcaaatttgaaagaaaaaaattaataaaccaattattcatattttcagtaattttaataaaagctataaataaataacatataaatattaGACAAAAAACTAAATCTTGAACTGAAAACACttttagaaatgttgcattggtcACTAAGCAAAATAAACAAGTTTaagtatttaaatgaacaaaacttaaactgaaataaaaataaagctacatAGAAATGACGAAAGCACATTAAGTTGACTGTTGACTGAATTTcaaactaaaatcaaaatctaaaaataaaacaatttaaaaaatactataatttataaataatactaaaataacattgcttCATGCTCTACAAAATTTTGACAAAAACATTTCTGGGATGCTTTCATAATAAACATAGctataatagtaaatatatactataatgACTATTATgaaatagtctaaataaaatgtagaaagaatgtgtttttataaagtgacatttataaagttaaatTCACTAGAAAAACGTGTGTTATTTAAGTATCACTGAGTACTATTTTAATAAAGatttttgaatcagtttttttttttgcgttttaataattttgttgtgcttttgtaaaattaagtAGTTTTAGATACATGTCTTTATGATTGTAGTAATGTTTCGGTTTTAGAGATTTTAACGCATCAAGTTGAAGTAAACCAAAAtaagtatagtatagtatatatttacgtaatgccatgtcagcatcaaatgctattttcatggcaaaaacaattgaacaaataacaaatataacaaatttaataaaaaccagcaaacaaacaaacacaagttaTTTCACACAAGATTTGTTACATTAACATGTGATGAAAATTCTAAATCTTTTCCTGGCAGAATTTTACTAAATAACTCTTTAAACTTCATGAAAGTGTCTTGTCTTTACATTAAAAGCTAGACAGtccaataaaatatatgtttaacagCAAGACAAACCTTGCAAAACATACACGGAGTAATAAACTAAgataagaaatgttgctttgacaaCTGGCTGGAATAAAATGGGTTTTTTTTCCaatcaatgtttattttatttgaatgaatgactAAAAGAGTGTAATTTGATAAATCTCCAGGCGGTGGCGCTGCAGACTAAACAATCCACCATCCACATGTACCTTGTGTTCTGACTATTTCCCTCACGCCGTGGAAAAATCCTCGGTACTTTGGGTTTGCTGAGGTCTGGTCGTGGATGAATTTTACCTGAAGGAAAAGGAAAACATATTCTATTTATATCAGAGTTAATTCAACCAGACATCACTTCATAATGGTTGTACTAcacatgcatttcaaatatatgtgtgtaatgcattaaaaactgctatgCAAGCTATATTTCTCCTGAGTGTGTTGATGCATTGGATTCTTTTTGTACACAACTGGTAAAGCACAGGTATGGTAGGTTATTCTGCGTCTAGACAGCAAGTGAGCAATGCAATGTGACTAAAGTTAAATGTTGCATGCGTAATCTTAAACACTAGGCCTCTGACTATCAATGCATGCTAAAAGCATCAGTATATCAGGTTGCACACCTTTACAGTCTCCATAGGACACACCACGAGCACAGCTTCAGCCACTCCTGCTCCCAGACCGCAGAGCAACCCTCGAGTGCTGTCCAGCTTCCCAGACTCATCCCTCATCTTATTACTGAGGAACTCAAACATCCCAAACCTGCAGAGAGACACATGACCTAACTACAACTGTCACGCGAATCACaaagaaataggaaaataaaaacgaatcaattataataataaaactaataaatactataatataaaataacattacttCATGCTTACATGATTTTAAAAACTTTGAGCCATATAAAATAACTTTGTACTTTGCAGAACAAAGTTTACAGGATAAGTGAAATGAGTTAATAAATcgaaataataaataactatacgtataaataataaaattgtatatatatatatatatatatatgtgtgtgtgtgtgtgtgtgtgtgtgtgtgtgtgtgtgcagttttaatcagttttcatagtttttttgtattttattttatttcagttaaagatgctttacttaaagtaaaaaaaattcggCATGGTTTTCCTTTTATGTAACTTCAACAACCTTGAaatgcgcatatatatatatttgtgtgtgtatatttattatgcatatagaCATACACACGTGcagaatatatttagaaaatattcacatgtatttacatgcatataatattcaagtaatttatattatacataa comes from Carassius auratus strain Wakin unplaced genomic scaffold, ASM336829v1 scaf_tig00020199, whole genome shotgun sequence and encodes:
- the LOC113076368 gene encoding tricarboxylate transport protein, mitochondrial-like, which gives rise to MSGNQKFVSPFHRPHCLSAAAPAGQAKLTHPGKAILAGGIAGGIEICITFPTEYVKTQLQLDERANPPRYKGIVDCVKQTVRGHGVKGLYRGLSSLLYGSIPKSAVRFGMFEFLSNKMRDESGKLDSTRGLLCGLGAGVAEAVLVVCPMETVKVKFIHDQTSANPKYRGFFHGVREIVRTQGLKGTYQGLTATVLKQGSNQAIRFYVMTALRNWYKGDNPQKTINPLVTGVFGAVAGAASVFGNTPLDVIKTRMQGLEAHKYKSTVDCAIKIMKHEGAAAFYKGTVPRLGRVCLDVAIVFIIYEEVVKVLNKVWKTD